CTCCATCTGCTCGAACTCGCGGACGCGGAAGATGAAGTTGCGCGGGGTGATCTCGTTGCGGAACGCCTTGCCGATCTGCGCGATGCCGAACGGGAGCTTGCGCGACGTGGAGTCGAGCACGTGCTTGAAGTTGACGAAGATGCCCTGCGCCGTCTCGGGCCTCAGGTACGAGAAGGACTCGGGGTCCGGCACCGGGCCGATCTGCGTCTTGAACATCAGGTTGAACGGACGCGGCTCGGTGAGCTCCGTGGACGCGCAGTTGGGGCACTTGCCGGAGATCTGATCCGCGCGCCAGCGCATCTTGCACTGCTTGCAGTCGACCATCGGGTCCACGAACGTCTCTTCGTGGCCGGAGTAGCGCCAGGTCAGCTTGTTCATGAGGATCGCCGCGTCGATCCCCTCCATGTCCTCGCGCTCCCAGACGTTGGCGCGCCACCAGGCCAGCTTGAGGTTGTTCTTCAGCTCGACGCCGAGCGGACCGTAGTCGTAGGTGCCCTGAAGACCGCCGTAGACCGCCGAGCCAGGAAAGATGAATCCCCGGCGTTTACACAGGGAAACCAACTGCTCCATCGTCTGCGCGGGCATCGGTGTATCGCTCCTTCACATGCCAGATTGGCGAAGGGTGGCAGCCTACACCGGCTGGTACGGAAGACGAGGGCGAGTGGGGGGGCGGGGGCCAGCCCATCGGCGAGCGCGTGCCCTGGCCCCCTGCCTGCGGGCTACCGCTTCCGGACGGCGCGCACTTCGATGTTCGCCGGGTTGGCCGGCGTGGACTCCCCGAGGCGCGCACACACGGAGCCCGTGAAGCGGATGGTATCGCCCGACATGGTCCAGGTGTCCGGACCCTGATCCACACGCTCGCCGTTCAGGTACACCACCACCAGGTCATCGGTGCTCGGAAGCTCCTCGGGATCGAAGGTCAGCAGGCACGGATCCGAACCGATCTTCTTGGTGATCTCCTTCAGCGCATTCACCAGCTCGGTCCTGTTGGCCGCCTGATAGAAGCCGCGGTTGCACACCCCCGCCGCCTTGTCGCACGTGTCGCCCGTGCCACAGTCCAGGTCCACCTTGCACGTGCGCGCGAAGCCACCCGCCCTGGCCATGGCGTTGAGGGTCACCGCGCCCTGGCGCCCCGACTCATTGTTGGCGTTGAAGTCCGCGCCGAAGCCGATGACGATGGTCTGGATGTTCTTGGCGCGCAGCTTCTCCACCGCCACCACCGAGGCATCCTTGTCGAGGCAGCCGTCCTCCGGCGCGTACTCGCAACCACCTTCCAGCGTGCAGAAGCACGCGGAGTTCGGGTACGGCTTGGGGAACTGAGCGTTGCAGTTGGGCAGTCCGTCCGTCAGCACCACCACGAAGTCGGAGCGTTCCTCCGTCTGCAGCTCCGGAAGCTTGCCCACGTACTCGAGGCTCAGACCCGTGGGCGTACCCCCCTCCGGAACCCTGTCGTCCGACGCCGTCCTGTAGGTCTTGATGCTCTGGATCTCCGCCAACACACTCTTGGCGTTGGCATCGAGCGTGACATCGTCTTCCTTGTCCGCGGTGGGCAACGGAATCGCCACCGAGCCCGTGGAGCCGCAGTAGTCATCCGACGGGTAGGTGGTGAGGCCGATGCGGGCAATCGTCCCGCTGCTGCCCAGGAAGTCCCCCATCGCCTTCTGCAGCGCGCTCCAGCGCGTGTCGCAGCCGCTCGAGATGGGACACTGGAACGTTTCGTCGCCGCAGACCACGTTGTTCCTCTTGCAGGCGGCGAGGCTCGGGTCCGCCGGCGCCGTCATCGAGCCGGACGTGTCCACCAGCAGCATCAGGTTCGGCTTGCGCTCACGCGCCTCTATCCGCCGCGTCTCCGTCGTCTGGGTGATGGCCAATGGCTCCACCGGCTCGAAGTCATAGGTCTGGCAGCCCGTGGCGAGCATTCCACCCAGGGTGCCCAACACCAGGGCGCTCGGAAGATTCAGCTTGGCGCGCATAGATTGAAGTCGCTCCTCGATCATCAGGCGGCGAGGGTACCCTCTCGCCCGCGCGCTCGGCCAGCATTCACCGCCGGGCGGAGCGGACCCGCCGCTCGATGTCTTCCGCGAAAGTGGGAATGGCGAGGGGCGGCTCCGGCGGCGGGAGAATATTGCGTCAGCGGTGGCTACCGGGCGCTCGGGGCGGACACGGGGGCCCTGTCGTCGCGGTACACGACGCCCTCCTTCATGACGAAGAAGACCTGCTGGGTCCGGCGGATGTCCTGGAGCGGGTCCCCGGGCACGGCCACCACGTCGGCCAGCTTCCCCGCCTCCAGCGTGCCCAGGGTGTCCTGCACCCCGAGCAGCTCGGCGCCGTGCACGGTGGCGGAGCGCAGGGCCTCGGCGGGCTTCATCCCCGCCCCCACCAGCAGCGCGAACTCCTCGGCGTTGCGCCCGTGGGCGTACACCCCGGAGTCCGTGCCGAAGGCCATCCGCACGCCGCTCGCGATGGCCTTGCGCATCGCCTGCCGATGCGCCGCCCCGGCCTCGCGCGCCTTGCGGGCGACCTCCGGCGGCAGCATCCCCTTGTCGGCGCGCTCCAGCACAGTCTGCAGCGCGAGCGCCGTGGGCACGAACCAGGTGCCCTGCTTCTTCATCAGCGCCAGCGCCTCGTCGTCCAGGAACGAGCCGTGCTCGATGGAGTCCACGCCCGCGCGGATGGCGCGCTTGGCTCCCTCCGCCCCGTGCGCGTGCGCGGCCACCTTGCGCTTGTGGGCATGGGCCTCGTCGATGAGCGCATCCAGCTCGGCCTGGGTGAGCTGGGGCGAGCCCACGTCGTCATTGAAGCTGAGCACGCCGCCGGTGGCGCACACCTTGATGAGGTCCGCCCCGTACTTGATGTTCTCGCGCACCTTGACGCGGAAGGCCTCGGGGCCGTCGGCGACGCCGCG
This is a stretch of genomic DNA from Archangium violaceum. It encodes these proteins:
- a CDS encoding metal-dependent hydrolase family protein, encoding MRHVLLLAALLALPASAAEPAPPRALVLKAARLFDAKSGKLVTPGQVVVVGGRISAVGPTAPVPAGAEVLELGDATLLPGFLDAHTHLTTQPGEDWRQDVLDSFQRTIAEQTLDALPFARATLMAGFTTVRNLGGPDFIDVGLRNGIRRGVAVGPRILTATAGLGTTGGHCDDGNSFRKGLLVEEASRGVADGPEAFRVKVRENIKYGADLIKVCATGGVLSFNDDVGSPQLTQAELDALIDEAHAHKRKVAAHAHGAEGAKRAIRAGVDSIEHGSFLDDEALALMKKQGTWFVPTALALQTVLERADKGMLPPEVARKAREAGAAHRQAMRKAIASGVRMAFGTDSGVYAHGRNAEEFALLVGAGMKPAEALRSATVHGAELLGVQDTLGTLEAGKLADVVAVPGDPLQDIRRTQQVFFVMKEGVVYRDDRAPVSAPSAR
- the cglB gene encoding adventurous gliding motility lipoprotein CglB, which gives rise to MRAKLNLPSALVLGTLGGMLATGCQTYDFEPVEPLAITQTTETRRIEARERKPNLMLLVDTSGSMTAPADPSLAACKRNNVVCGDETFQCPISSGCDTRWSALQKAMGDFLGSSGTIARIGLTTYPSDDYCGSTGSVAIPLPTADKEDDVTLDANAKSVLAEIQSIKTYRTASDDRVPEGGTPTGLSLEYVGKLPELQTEERSDFVVVLTDGLPNCNAQFPKPYPNSACFCTLEGGCEYAPEDGCLDKDASVVAVEKLRAKNIQTIVIGFGADFNANNESGRQGAVTLNAMARAGGFARTCKVDLDCGTGDTCDKAAGVCNRGFYQAANRTELVNALKEITKKIGSDPCLLTFDPEELPSTDDLVVVYLNGERVDQGPDTWTMSGDTIRFTGSVCARLGESTPANPANIEVRAVRKR